The Sulfurihydrogenibium sp. sequence AATTTCAATCTTATAAGTAGATGGAGAAAGGTTAAGACTTTTGTTGCTTATCTATATGCATATGCTATTGGTTATAGCTTTTTTAGAAAAAGTAAACTATGGAGGTAATTTCTCACCCGACGTATTCATAGAAAATATTATCTTTTAGGAATTTAGATAATAAATTTTCAATCTCTTCGGTCATTTTTTTCTGGTATTTAGATTCTCTAAGTTTTTGTAGAAGGATTACACTATATTTATTTTTTTCATGTTCATCAGTGAGAATTTTTGCAATTATATCATCTTTATTGTTATTCCAGTCAGTATAAATTTTTTCATAATCATACACAAATTTGTTAATATTATTCACAAATTCTTGTGCATGGGATATAGCTTTTAAAAAATCCCTTGATTCTAATGATGATAAAACGTCATTCATATTATCGTGAATTAATTTATGTGTTAAAAGCATTTCTCGCTTTTTATCTTCTTTACGATAGCACATCACATCAAATGCTAAACTTCTTAGCATCTTACTAACATTACAGGTTACATGTGATTCTGCACAAGCGCCCACTTTCTGATTTTTATAAAAAGATTCTACAGCTTCCAACATTATTTCTATTTTTTCTGCCAATAGTTGAGCAATTTCGTAATTTGTTTCTTTAAGAAAGTTATGGGCATTTTGTAAGATATTTTCTATATAAACTTTCGCTGTTGTTGCTTGTAAAAGATTCTTTAGATTATCTATCATAGTCTTAGGGATTTTTAATTCCTTTTCCTTCTTATATTCTTCAAGTAAAGAGGTGTAAAGATCTATTGCACTAAACAGAGCTATTTTGCCTATACCAAGTTTATAGTGTTTTTGTGCAACTTCATATAGTATATCAAAAACTTTTTTACTGTCGGATTTTTCAATAAGTTCGAAGATGTTATAAAGTATCTCAGTTTGTTTTTTTATCAGATCGTTAAGAATTTCAAAAGAATTAAAGTATTTTGAAGAATGACTATCAGATAGTAGTACAGAGTAGAATTTGTTAAAAATTACGTTAGAAATTTCAGCGAACTTTTCTTTATTAACCATGACATATCCTCTATATAAAAAATTTTTTTTAAAATTTATTATATTATACTTTGAGTGAGAAATTAATGATTTTTTAATAGAATTTAAAAAGAGGTTTTTGGACTTGTACATTTGGATATGAAAAGAACGATTAATGAATTATTCTTACGAAGATAAAAGATTGTTATTCTACGGTTGATAAAGAATCTACTTTTCTACAATTTTAAAAGGGTCGATATTTCAGACTAAAGTCCTCAGTATGAAGGAGGTAGGTAAACTTTTGTTGGCTAAAAAGTCAGATTTTTTATAAAAAAACTGTTTACAAAATTAAGAAGACAATTTAAATTTATAAAAAAGAAAGGAGGTAGTTAAAATGGAACTAATAATTGGTTTAATCGCATTGATAGTTTTAATCTTAATGATTAGAAAGGTTGGCGTTAGTGAGCCTAATAGAAATGTAGCTTCTAATTTTCAGCCACCACAAGACATTCCACAACATACACCAACTATACAAAACATTCCACAGAATACACCGCCACAGAATAATCCAAATGTATTAAACGACATAACAAAAGCTGGATTAATTGGAACTGCGGCAGGCTTGGGAATGATTGGAGCAGGAATGCTTTTAAATAGAAATAACTATTACAACTACTATTATACTCGTGAACCTGACACATCACTTGCAGAACATCTTCATGATTTAATATGGAATGATGACTGTAATAAATGTGATAACGATGTAATTTATAATATTTTTTCAAGCTGTGACGATACAGGCTTTGATAGCTCAGACTCTTCATGTAGTAGCTCATGGGATTATAACTATGACAATAACAACTATGACAACGATAGTTATTCTTGGAATTCTTGGGATAGTAACGATAGTGGTTATTCTTGGAATTCGTGGGACAGCGGAGATGATAGTTCCTGGTAAGAAGTTAAAAAGAGGTAGCTAAGATGGATTTAACACCTTTATTTGCTGTAATCGGATTATTCATATTAATTTTAGTAGCTTTAATAGTTAAAGGTATCACATCATCTGATAGCACTGTTTCATCCGATTCATTTTATTCTTACGATGATTCAAGAAGATTTTACCATCTTACCGATTACTCATCAGACTGGTATCCGAACGATAATTCAGACTCTTCAAATATCTCATCTTTAATTCCAGGTAGTGACGATTATTTAAATTCAAGCTCTTCAGACTATCTTACAGACCCTGCTTATGCTTGTCTACCCGGGAATATTTACCATGACACAATTTGCGAAAGTTCTTTTTCAAGTTCAAGTTTTGATGACTCTTTTAGCTCATCTTGGAGTTCTTGGGACAGTTCATGGGATAGCTCTTCTTGGGATTCTTGGAGTAGTTCAAGCAGTAGTGATTGGTAAAGTTATAATTTTTCTATCATCTTTTTTAATCTCTCATAATCAGCCTTGCTTAATTTTTTATCTTTATACACATAACTTTCAAGCTCTCTTGCAAATGTTAAAAGTTTTTGCTTATGCTCTGTATTCTCTACCCTTGAGATAAACTCTTCCAACCCTTCGTTTTCCTTTCTTTCATAGCCATACTTTTTTAATCTTTTGTTTAAAATATTCAATAATCTTTTTTCATAAGGTTGTTTTAAGTATTTGACAGATAAAAATGTTAAATATCCTACCAATAGCAAAGTTATTGTAATAATCAGATAATTTTTATTAAATTCAACTTCTATCTTTTTAAAATCTTTAATGTTAGAAAAGCTTTTTTTGACTTTGTTAAAAAGTTCAGCTTGCTTAGAAAAATCATAGTTTACAATAAAGGTTGTGTAATAATAGTTTATAGTATCAAGCCAAAGTTTTAATCTGTTTAGCTTTTTTTCTTTTTCGATGATTGCATTTCTTACTGCCGGAGTAGGGTCAAACCTTATCCAATGTTTGTTTATGTATGCTTCAACCCAAACGTGGGCATCTTTTTGTTTAACTATGTAGTAGTTGGCTGTTTGGTTGTAAGTAGAAGTTTTATAACCGCCTACAAGCCTTGCAGGTATGCCGTTTAATCTAAGTAATATAACCATGGATGAGGCAAAATATTCACAGTTTCCCTGCTTTTTTACAAACAGAAAGTCATAAATAGGGTCTTGGCTAACAGATAGGTTTTGTAATGAGTATGTATAGCTTTTTAAAAACTTCTCTATGTTTTTTGCTGTTTCTTCTTCGTCATTTCCTTTTAAATCATTGGCTAATTTGACTATAGATTCATTTAGTTTTGGAAGCTGTAAGTATTCATCCGTAGACCTTAACTCTTCATAGTATCTATCATTGACAAAAGAAATACCCGAGTATTTAATTTTGTTAAATATGGGTTTATCAACAACATATGTTTTATCCATTCTTGGAGTAATAAAATAGCCGCTTATCTGTGATATTGCATACGGATATTCAACAGTAAATAAATAAACTTCTGAATGTGGTTCTAAGTAAACTGTGTATTCATACTTCTTACCAAACAATCTTCTTGCTTTAACTGCTGAAAATAAATCCTTAGACATCCACTGCTTTCCATCAAAGTAATTCCAAGTTAAACCCCTTAAGTAAATTTCTCCGATATTTTTTCCCGAAACTCTCATTACTACAGAATCATCTTCTTGAATGTTGGAAACATCACCAAGTTTTACATCTTGAGAAAATCCGGTTGTAGCTTTTCCTTTACCTTGTAGAAAGTTTAAAAATGGATAATTACTTCTTGGTAGTGTAAAAAATAGAAAAATCGTAAAAGGAATAGAAAGTAGCGGAATAACAGCTGTTTTAATCAAAATTCTTTTTATTATGTCTACATCTAACTCTATCTCTTTATTTTGTTGGTAGTATGTTAAAAGTATTACTGATGCATTTATAAAAAAGATTAATATCAAAAGATACAGTAAAAATACCATGCTGGTTGAAAGAATTGTGTATCCTGCAAAAAGCAGAATAATTAACAAATATATCTGCATGTAATCTCTGAATGTTTTTTCTTCAAGAAGTTTTAAACCAAGCAAGACTAAAAGAGTTTCTACCGAAGGCTGAACAATATTGTCAGGATTTATTCTTAAAACCATCAATATTACAAATAAAATACCGATAATGTTTATAAATGTTCTATTTATGTTTAAAGGCTTTTTAAAATCTTTGTAGGCTGAAAGTGTGTATAAAGCTAAAAAAATAAAGCTGTATGCTGGACTAACTTCTTTAAAAATTAAAAGAAAAATAAATAAACTTCCTACGTAAGCATTTATCTTAACTATGTTTTCAACTGATAGCTTCATCTTTCATTCCGTATAATGCAAGCTTTGTAAGAAGTTTATGTCTGTCTGATTTATCTTGTAGATTATAGGTTGTATTTTCTATTTTTACAAATGTGTTTTCAAACTTTTTGTAATTTACTGCTAAGTATGCGATGCAGGATATTTTTGATTCTAAATCCATGTTTATCTTCTCAAATTCTATTATGATTGGCGTTGATTGGATGGTTGATAAGACCTTTTCTTTTAGATTTTCTGATTTTGTTGAAGCCTTCCAATCTATGTACTTAACCGGCGTTCCAAAATTGTAGTCTCTAAGTCCTAAAAAGTCTCCTTCGTATCCTTGTTTTTCTATAACCTGACCTTCTGATTTTTGCTTAGATTTAAATTTATAGTCTGATATTTGAAATAAATTGCATTCTTTTGGCTCCGGAAAAACTACTTTTTTAGCATCTACTTTTACAGTAAAGCATCTTTCAAAAAAGTTAAAAGGAAATACTGAACAGACTTTGGCTTCTTTTATGCTAAAAATACCTCTCTTGTCAACTAATATTTTTAGCTTTCCTTCTCCCTCTTTCTCTGCATACGGGATTAGCACACTTTTATTGTTTATTAGTACTTTAATCAAAAACATTGACATAAAGGCTTTTTTGTTTGTTGCTTTAACGGTTAGATAAAACTCTTTTTTTGCAAAAACTTCTTCCGGAAATTCTACCCATATGTCTATTTTAGATATATTTCTCTTTCCAAAATATCCTGAAATTCCCATAAAGCTCAGTAAGGCTGAAACTATTAAAAATAGTAAGTTGTTTCCTGTGTTTACAGCAGCAATACCAAGAAGTATGGTGATAAGGATATAAAGCCAACCTGCTTTTGTTATCTTTATCATATAGGTGTTGGAATGCTTTCAACGATTGTTTTTATAATCTCTTCTTTTTGAGATTCATGCTCTGGTTTGAAGATTACTCTGTGTGGAATTACATATTTATAAAGTTTTTTAATATCTTCCGGAATGATAAAATCTCTACCTTCCATGTATGCGTTTGTTTTAGCAGTGCTTACGATTGCAAGGGTTCCCCTTGTTGACAAACCAGACTCAAGATATTTGCTCTCCCGAGTAGCCCATACAATATCAAGAATGTAATCAGCTATTTTATCTGACACATAAACGTTTTTGATCTCTTCTTGAATTTTTATAATCTCATCTTTTGATATGAAAGGTTGTATTTTATAAAGCTCCTCTCTTTTACTACCACCTTTGATGATCTCTTTTTCTGCCTCTCTTGATGGGTATCCGATGGAGATTTTCATTAAAAATCTGTCTAACTGAGATTCTGGAAGTGGAAATGTTCCATACTGTTCTACCGGGTTTTGTGTTGCTATTACGAAAAATGGCTGTGGTAATTTATAAGTTTTTCCATCTACTGTAACCTGTTTTTCTCCCATTGCCTCAAGAAGTGCTGACTGGGTTTTTGGCGTTGCCCTGTTTATCTCGTCAACAAGGATGATGTTATTAAAAATAGGACCGGGTTTAAATTCAAACTCGTTTGTGTTTTTGTTATATATAGAAACTCCGATTATATCAGATGGTAGTAAGTCGGAAGTAGCTTGCACTCTTCCATAATCCAATCCTAAGGTTTTAGCTATTCCTATTGCAAGGGTTGTTTTGCCAAGTCCGGGCAGGTCTTCTATCAAAAGATGTCCTTTTGAGAATAAACATATTAACGTAAGCTCAATGGCTTTTTCTTTCCCATGGAGATAGCTTGATAAAAAGTCTATTATGTTTTTAAACTCAGCTCTCATGAATCACCTTTAAAATTCAATATTATATTATATCAATAAGCTTTGCATCAGATAAGAGATTAAATAAAAGCAGGAGAATCTTCGCCGGCTGCAGAATGACAACGTTAATTTTTGGAACACCCTCTTATTTTCCTGTCTAATTTTTATTAAAAAAGTTATAATATTTAATTAAAAATACTTGGAGGATTTGATGAAATCATATAATGTTGCTATACTTGGAGCCACAGGGGCTGTTGGTCAAACAATGATAAAGGTTTTGGAAGAAAGAAATTTTCCGGTAAATGAAATAAAATTCCTTGCATCTGAAAGGTCTGCCGGTAAAGAAGTTGAATATTATGGAATGAAGTATAAAGTTGAGGCTGTTTGTGAAGAGGCTTTTGAGAATGTAGATATTGCATTATTTTCTGCCGGTGGTGAAAGAAGTAAAAAATGGGCACCCATCGCAGCAAGCAAAGGAGCCGTTGTTATAGATAATAGCTCTGCTTTTAGAATGGACCCAGAGGTTCCGTTGGTTGTTCCGGAAGTTAATCCGGAGGATGTAAAATGGCATAAAGGAATTATTGCAAATCCTAACTGCTCTACAATACAAATGGTTGTTGCGTTATATCCAATTCATAAAGTAAAGAAAATAAAAAGAATCATTGTAGCAACATACCAGGCTGTTTCTGGAGCAGGAGCAACTGCAATAGAGGATTTAGAGCTTGAAACAAAAGCAGTTATGGAAGGAAAATACTTTTATCCAAGGGCATTACCACATCACATAGCATTCAATGTTATTCCAAGAATTGACAACTTTGAACCAAACGGCTACACAAAAGAAGAGTTAAAAATGATCAACGAAACAAGAAAGATTATGCATGAACCGGATATTAAAGTATCTCCAACTTGCGTTAGAGTGCCTGTATACGTAGGACATAGTGAAGCTGTAACAATCGAGACCCAAGAACCTATCACTGCTGAAGAGGCAAGAGAGATATTAAAAAGTGCGCCGGGGGTTGTTGTAGAAGATGACCCATTTAACAACGTTTATCCAACTCCGATAGAAGTAGCAGGTAAAGATGATGTGTTTGTAGGAAGAATAAGAAAAGACCTTGGATTTGAAAATGGTTTATCTATGTGGATAGTTGGAGATAACTTAAGAAAAGGTGCAGCAACTAACGCAGTTCAAATAGCAGAATTATTGATAAAATATGAACTACTCTAATATAAGACAACATCTTGAAGATTTAGAAATAAAAACACTTCATCCAAAGGCTGCAAAAAGTCTGTATGCAAAAAGAGATGTACAAGAGGAAGAATGTCCAGTAAGGACTAAATTTCAAAGAGATAGAGATAGAATCCTTCACAGTAAAGCTTTTCGGAGATTAAAGCATAAAACACAAGTATTTTTATCTCCGGAGGGAGACCATTACAGAACAAGGCTAACCCATACACTTGAAGTTGCACAAGTTTCAAGAACAATAGCAAGAGCTTTAAGACTAAATGAAGACCTTACAGAAGCAATAGTTTATGGTCATGATTTAGGGCATACTCCTTTTGGTCATGCAGGGGAGTTTATTTTAAAAGAAAACGGCAGCTACCATCATGCAAAACACAGTTTAAGAGTGGTTGAAAAGCTCGAAAACGAAGGAAAGGGATTGAACCTTACAGAAGAAGTGAGGGATGGCATTTTAAAGCATAGTAAAGGAAAATCTCCACTGATTACAGAAGGAAACATGCCTAAAACTTTAGAAGGTGAAATTGTTAGAATAGCTGATAAAATCGCATACATAAACCATGACTTAGAAGATGCAATAAGGGCAGGCATCGTATCAGAATCACAAATTCCGGATGATATAGTTAAAGTTCTAGGAAAAACCAAATCCGAAAGGATTTCGACCATTGTTATCAGCGTTATAAATACAACCATTGAAAATGAGTATAAACATATAGTAATGGATGAAAAAGTTTATAACGCCATGTACAGCTTAAGAGATTTTCTTTATGAAAATGTATATTTTGCTGAGCCTGTTGTAAGGGAGCTTGACAAGGCAAAAGGCATAGTCAAAGCTTTGTATGAGTATTATGTTGAAAACTATCATCTAATTCCAAACTATGAAAAGTATTTAAAACTTTGGGGAGAATATTCACCAAACCAAGCAGCCGTTGACTACGTAGCCGGAATGACAGACAGATACGCACTAAAAAAATACTCAGAAATCTTTATTCCAAAGGTTTGGGCTGTTGTTTAGATATGTACTGATAACACACCTTTTCTTTGCAATCATAAGAATTTTATACGTACTATATAGAGATATAGACCTATCGACAGAAGAAGCACAGTATTGGCTGTGGTCTAAGCATTTAGATTTATCCTACTACTCAAAACCACCCT is a genomic window containing:
- a CDS encoding deoxyguanosinetriphosphate triphosphohydrolase, producing the protein MNYSNIRQHLEDLEIKTLHPKAAKSLYAKRDVQEEECPVRTKFQRDRDRILHSKAFRRLKHKTQVFLSPEGDHYRTRLTHTLEVAQVSRTIARALRLNEDLTEAIVYGHDLGHTPFGHAGEFILKENGSYHHAKHSLRVVEKLENEGKGLNLTEEVRDGILKHSKGKSPLITEGNMPKTLEGEIVRIADKIAYINHDLEDAIRAGIVSESQIPDDIVKVLGKTKSERISTIVISVINTTIENEYKHIVMDEKVYNAMYSLRDFLYENVYFAEPVVRELDKAKGIVKALYEYYVENYHLIPNYEKYLKLWGEYSPNQAAVDYVAGMTDRYALKKYSEIFIPKVWAVV
- a CDS encoding aspartate-semialdehyde dehydrogenase, yielding MKSYNVAILGATGAVGQTMIKVLEERNFPVNEIKFLASERSAGKEVEYYGMKYKVEAVCEEAFENVDIALFSAGGERSKKWAPIAASKGAVVIDNSSAFRMDPEVPLVVPEVNPEDVKWHKGIIANPNCSTIQMVVALYPIHKVKKIKRIIVATYQAVSGAGATAIEDLELETKAVMEGKYFYPRALPHHIAFNVIPRIDNFEPNGYTKEELKMINETRKIMHEPDIKVSPTCVRVPVYVGHSEAVTIETQEPITAEEAREILKSAPGVVVEDDPFNNVYPTPIEVAGKDDVFVGRIRKDLGFENGLSMWIVGDNLRKGAATNAVQIAELLIKYELL
- a CDS encoding MoxR family ATPase; its protein translation is MRAEFKNIIDFLSSYLHGKEKAIELTLICLFSKGHLLIEDLPGLGKTTLAIGIAKTLGLDYGRVQATSDLLPSDIIGVSIYNKNTNEFEFKPGPIFNNIILVDEINRATPKTQSALLEAMGEKQVTVDGKTYKLPQPFFVIATQNPVEQYGTFPLPESQLDRFLMKISIGYPSREAEKEIIKGGSKREELYKIQPFISKDEIIKIQEEIKNVYVSDKIADYILDIVWATRESKYLESGLSTRGTLAIVSTAKTNAYMEGRDFIIPEDIKKLYKYVIPHRVIFKPEHESQKEEIIKTIVESIPTPI
- a CDS encoding DUF58 domain-containing protein — translated: MIKITKAGWLYILITILLGIAAVNTGNNLLFLIVSALLSFMGISGYFGKRNISKIDIWVEFPEEVFAKKEFYLTVKATNKKAFMSMFLIKVLINNKSVLIPYAEKEGEGKLKILVDKRGIFSIKEAKVCSVFPFNFFERCFTVKVDAKKVVFPEPKECNLFQISDYKFKSKQKSEGQVIEKQGYEGDFLGLRDYNFGTPVKYIDWKASTKSENLKEKVLSTIQSTPIIIEFEKINMDLESKISCIAYLAVNYKKFENTFVKIENTTYNLQDKSDRHKLLTKLALYGMKDEAIS
- a CDS encoding ABC transporter substrate-binding protein, yielding MELIIGLIALIVLILMIRKVGVSEPNRNVASNFQPPQDIPQHTPTIQNIPQNTPPQNNPNVLNDITKAGLIGTAAGLGMIGAGMLLNRNNYYNYYYTREPDTSLAEHLHDLIWNDDCNKCDNDVIYNIFSSCDDTGFDSSDSSCSSSWDYNYDNNNYDNDSYSWNSWDSNDSGYSWNSWDSGDDSSW
- a CDS encoding DUF3488 and transglutaminase-like domain-containing protein, giving the protein MKLSVENIVKINAYVGSLFIFLLIFKEVSPAYSFIFLALYTLSAYKDFKKPLNINRTFINIIGILFVILMVLRINPDNIVQPSVETLLVLLGLKLLEEKTFRDYMQIYLLIILLFAGYTILSTSMVFLLYLLILIFFINASVILLTYYQQNKEIELDVDIIKRILIKTAVIPLLSIPFTIFLFFTLPRSNYPFLNFLQGKGKATTGFSQDVKLGDVSNIQEDDSVVMRVSGKNIGEIYLRGLTWNYFDGKQWMSKDLFSAVKARRLFGKKYEYTVYLEPHSEVYLFTVEYPYAISQISGYFITPRMDKTYVVDKPIFNKIKYSGISFVNDRYYEELRSTDEYLQLPKLNESIVKLANDLKGNDEEETAKNIEKFLKSYTYSLQNLSVSQDPIYDFLFVKKQGNCEYFASSMVILLRLNGIPARLVGGYKTSTYNQTANYYIVKQKDAHVWVEAYINKHWIRFDPTPAVRNAIIEKEKKLNRLKLWLDTINYYYTTFIVNYDFSKQAELFNKVKKSFSNIKDFKKIEVEFNKNYLIITITLLLVGYLTFLSVKYLKQPYEKRLLNILNKRLKKYGYERKENEGLEEFISRVENTEHKQKLLTFARELESYVYKDKKLSKADYERLKKMIEKL